The proteins below are encoded in one region of Aquisphaera giovannonii:
- the argJ gene encoding bifunctional glutamate N-acetyltransferase/amino-acid acetyltransferase ArgJ, giving the protein MADSDAIAIPHGFRTAAGKAGIKPSGGPDLAVFVADGPCAAAGTFTTNRVCAAPVKWCRGLLPADDIRAIVVNAGNANAATGAQGAANAERTAARAAELIGCEPRQVLVASTGVIGHQLPMDKVEAGLDRLIPRASADASSFDEASRAILTTDTHPKVVSLSYSEGGVAFSLLAMAKGAAMIGPRMATMLAFILTDAPVWPSDLQPILLDAVEDSFNCLSVEGHASTNDTVLILSSTASTAPTLRGEELTAFAGMVRSACESLARMMAADGEGATHFITIDIEGCRDREEARAIAREVAESALVKTAIHGADPNWGRIVSAAGYAGVDFDEGELSLWINGVCVYEAGAPTAFDAAALSAGLKAERDVTLRLALRRGEGRIRFWTCDLTAEYVHLNADYTT; this is encoded by the coding sequence ATGGCAGACTCTGACGCTATCGCCATCCCCCACGGGTTCCGGACAGCGGCCGGCAAGGCCGGGATCAAGCCGTCGGGCGGACCGGACCTGGCGGTCTTCGTGGCCGACGGGCCGTGCGCCGCGGCGGGGACGTTCACCACCAACCGGGTCTGCGCGGCGCCCGTGAAATGGTGCCGGGGCCTCCTGCCGGCGGACGACATCCGGGCGATCGTGGTGAACGCGGGGAACGCCAACGCCGCCACGGGGGCCCAGGGGGCGGCCAACGCCGAGCGCACGGCGGCGAGGGCCGCGGAGCTGATCGGCTGCGAGCCCCGGCAGGTGCTGGTGGCCTCCACGGGCGTGATCGGCCATCAGCTGCCGATGGACAAGGTCGAGGCCGGGCTGGATCGGCTCATCCCGAGGGCCTCCGCCGACGCCTCGAGCTTCGACGAGGCGTCGCGGGCCATCCTGACGACCGACACGCACCCCAAGGTCGTCTCGCTCTCCTACAGCGAGGGGGGCGTCGCGTTCAGCCTGCTGGCCATGGCCAAGGGCGCGGCGATGATCGGGCCGAGGATGGCCACGATGCTGGCGTTCATCCTGACCGACGCCCCGGTCTGGCCGAGCGACCTCCAGCCGATCCTCCTCGACGCGGTCGAGGATTCGTTCAACTGCCTGTCGGTCGAGGGCCACGCGAGCACCAATGACACGGTCCTGATCCTGTCGAGCACGGCGTCCACGGCCCCGACGCTCCGGGGCGAGGAGCTGACGGCCTTCGCCGGCATGGTCCGCTCGGCCTGCGAGAGCCTCGCCAGGATGATGGCGGCCGACGGCGAGGGGGCGACCCACTTCATCACGATCGACATCGAGGGGTGCCGCGACCGCGAGGAGGCTCGGGCGATCGCCCGCGAGGTCGCGGAGTCCGCCCTGGTGAAGACGGCGATCCACGGCGCCGACCCGAACTGGGGCCGGATCGTCTCCGCGGCCGGCTACGCCGGCGTGGACTTCGACGAGGGGGAGCTCTCGCTCTGGATCAACGGCGTCTGCGTCTACGAGGCCGGCGCCCCGACGGCGTTCGACGCGGCGGCGCTCTCCGCGGGCCTGAAGGCCGAGCGCGACGTCACGCTCCGCCTGGCCCTGCGGCGGGGCGAGGGCCGCATCCGCTTCTGGACGTGCGACTTGACCGCGGAATATGTGCATCTGAACGCGGATTACACGACGTGA
- a CDS encoding class I SAM-dependent methyltransferase has protein sequence MNEPMTVQPELTRTEQFGRAMTEMLNQAGLAMMTSIGHRVGLFDAMSGLPPASCRGVAEAAGLDERYVREWLGAMVAGGVVDLDRDAGLYRLPDEHAAWLTRQGSLPNAAGSAQWVAVLAGAESRVVEAFRHGRGVPYSAYDRFHEVMAEQSHQTVVSALLEQILPMAPGLMERLEGGLSVVDVGCGAGRALLRMAGAFPASRFLGIDASPEAIALAQDEAGRRGTSNARFQVMDAAALGPGEAFDLVTAFDAIHDQARPEAVLRAIHDSLRPGGIFLMQDISGSGCHHADRSHAFGTFLYAISCMHCMSVSLANGGPGLGAMWGKPMAQVMLREAGFGKVETRESPHDPLNFYYIATKG, from the coding sequence ATGAACGAGCCCATGACCGTCCAGCCAGAGCTCACACGCACGGAGCAATTCGGACGGGCGATGACCGAGATGCTCAACCAGGCAGGCCTGGCGATGATGACGTCGATCGGCCACCGCGTCGGCCTCTTCGACGCGATGTCGGGCCTGCCTCCGGCCTCGTGCCGGGGCGTCGCCGAGGCGGCCGGACTCGACGAGCGGTACGTCCGGGAATGGCTCGGCGCCATGGTCGCCGGCGGCGTGGTCGACCTCGACCGGGACGCCGGCCTGTACCGCCTCCCCGACGAGCATGCCGCCTGGCTGACGCGCCAGGGCAGCCTCCCCAACGCGGCGGGCTCGGCGCAGTGGGTCGCCGTCCTGGCCGGGGCGGAATCCCGCGTCGTGGAGGCCTTCCGCCACGGGCGCGGCGTCCCGTATTCGGCCTACGATCGGTTCCACGAGGTCATGGCGGAGCAGAGCCATCAGACCGTCGTCTCGGCCCTGCTCGAGCAGATCCTGCCGATGGCCCCGGGCCTGATGGAACGGCTGGAGGGGGGGCTGAGCGTCGTGGACGTAGGCTGCGGTGCGGGCCGTGCCCTGCTCCGGATGGCCGGCGCCTTCCCGGCCAGCCGGTTCCTCGGCATCGATGCCTCCCCCGAGGCGATCGCCCTCGCGCAGGATGAGGCCGGACGGCGCGGGACGAGCAATGCCCGTTTCCAGGTCATGGACGCGGCGGCCCTCGGCCCCGGTGAAGCATTTGACCTGGTGACCGCGTTCGACGCCATCCACGACCAGGCCCGGCCGGAGGCCGTCCTACGGGCGATCCACGACTCGCTGCGCCCCGGCGGCATCTTCCTGATGCAGGACATCAGCGGCTCGGGCTGCCACCACGCGGATCGGTCGCACGCCTTCGGCACCTTCCTCTACGCCATCTCGTGCATGCACTGCATGTCCGTGTCCCTGGCCAACGGGGGCCCCGGGCTCGGCGCGATGTGGGGCAAGCCTATGGCCCAGGTGATGCTCCGGG